Proteins from a single region of Candidatus Binatia bacterium:
- a CDS encoding amino acid permease, which yields MPRLKGPLRQLFARQPLTWTAPASSGPTLRRVLGWPALTAIGLGTMLGGIFPTIGAGAHAAGPAVIAAYVLSGVVSLCVALCYAEFASMVPVAGSAYTYAYATLGELVAWIIGWDLILEYGLSLAPTASSLSDYFQHMLGNVGIAFPAWAQTANVHAAHPQVDVFACVVTLAVTLLVAAGIRESASVNGALVVLQIVAMLVFIATVAHAVHPSNLRPFTPFGYHGVLASTALVFFAYIGFDTVTVASEEAKNPERNVPIGIILALTLGGILYVALTLCTVGVLRFDRLSDGAAMLDALGSVTKSHALYWIVAFGGLAGNATVMLTSLLGQVRIFYVMARDRMLPPGVARIHHVFRTPARMTMITGFIVAIFAAVLPLTELLTLVNIGTLAAFAIVCAGVLVLRVVNPGAARPFRAPLLPLFSIGGAAACLYLVTGLQVATWIRYGIWFLVGLVVYALYGFWNSRLRIHLIEP from the coding sequence TTGCCGCGGCTCAAGGGTCCCCTAAGACAGCTCTTCGCGCGCCAGCCGCTCACGTGGACGGCGCCCGCGTCGTCAGGGCCGACGCTGCGGCGTGTCCTCGGCTGGCCCGCGCTCACCGCGATCGGTCTCGGCACGATGCTGGGCGGCATCTTCCCGACGATCGGCGCCGGCGCGCACGCCGCGGGCCCCGCGGTGATCGCCGCCTACGTGCTCTCGGGCGTCGTGAGCCTGTGCGTCGCGCTGTGCTACGCGGAGTTCGCGTCGATGGTGCCGGTCGCTGGGAGCGCTTACACGTACGCGTACGCGACGCTGGGCGAGCTCGTCGCCTGGATCATCGGTTGGGACCTCATCCTGGAATACGGGCTATCACTCGCCCCGACCGCGTCGTCGCTCTCGGACTACTTCCAGCACATGCTCGGCAACGTCGGCATCGCCTTTCCGGCGTGGGCGCAGACGGCGAACGTGCACGCAGCGCATCCGCAGGTCGATGTCTTCGCGTGCGTCGTCACCCTCGCCGTCACGCTGCTCGTCGCCGCCGGCATCCGCGAATCGGCGAGCGTCAATGGCGCGCTCGTCGTGCTGCAGATCGTTGCGATGCTGGTCTTTATCGCCACGGTCGCGCATGCCGTGCACCCGTCGAACCTGCGCCCGTTTACACCTTTCGGCTATCACGGCGTGCTCGCCAGCACCGCGCTCGTATTCTTCGCGTACATCGGCTTCGACACAGTGACCGTCGCCTCGGAAGAGGCGAAGAATCCCGAGCGCAACGTCCCGATCGGCATCATCCTCGCGCTGACGCTCGGGGGAATTCTATACGTCGCGCTGACGCTCTGCACCGTAGGTGTGCTGCGCTTCGACCGGCTCTCCGACGGCGCCGCGATGCTCGACGCGCTCGGTTCCGTGACGAAGAGCCACGCGCTGTACTGGATCGTGGCGTTCGGCGGGCTCGCCGGCAACGCGACGGTGATGCTGACGTCGCTCCTTGGCCAGGTACGCATCTTCTACGTCATGGCGCGCGACCGCATGCTGCCCCCGGGCGTCGCGCGCATCCACCACGTCTTTCGCACGCCCGCCCGCATGACGATGATAACTGGTTTCATCGTGGCGATCTTCGCGGCGGTCCTGCCGCTGACGGAGCTGCTGACCCTCGTGAACATCGGTACGCTCGCGGCGTTCGCGATCGTCTGCGCGGGCGTACTGGTGCTGCGCGTCGTCAATCCGGGTGCGGCGCGGCCGTTTCGCGCGCCGCTGCTGCCGCTCTTCTCAATCGGTGGGGCCGCCGCGTGCCTCTACCTCGTGACCGGGCTTCAGGTCGCGACCTGGATTCGCTATGGGATTTGGTTCCTGGTCGGGCTCGTCGTCTACGCGCTGTACGGCTTCTGGAATTCACGTTTGAGAATCCACCTCATCGAACCCTGA
- a CDS encoding lytic transglycosylase domain-containing protein: MLSWPSPAKVDALAGAVLVRDGGPLAQPELAIARAILRTNPRIVASYALLFAGTTADAARAQALPPEFLAATLLQESAYDPTAISSAGAIGIAQFMPETAAAAGVDPYDPFDAIAGSAALLGGYVTDYRGRYADPYVAALAAYNAGPLAVAAFHGVPPYAETREYIALIYDRWARIVSYER; this comes from the coding sequence GTGTTAAGCTGGCCCTCGCCCGCGAAGGTCGACGCGCTGGCCGGTGCCGTTCTCGTACGCGACGGCGGCCCGCTCGCGCAGCCCGAGCTCGCCATCGCGCGCGCCATATTGCGCACGAATCCGCGCATCGTCGCGTCGTACGCGCTGCTCTTCGCCGGTACGACCGCCGACGCGGCGCGCGCGCAAGCGCTGCCGCCCGAGTTTCTCGCCGCCACGCTCTTGCAAGAGTCCGCGTACGATCCCACGGCGATCTCGTCGGCGGGCGCGATCGGGATCGCGCAGTTCATGCCGGAGACCGCGGCCGCCGCGGGCGTCGATCCGTACGATCCGTTCGACGCGATCGCCGGTTCCGCCGCGCTGCTCGGCGGATACGTCACCGACTATCGGGGGCGATATGCGGATCCGTACGTCGCCGCGCTCGCCGCGTACAACGCCGGACCGCTGGCCGTCGCGGCGTTTCACGGCGTGCCGCCCTACGCCGAGACGCGCGAGTACATCGCGCTGATCTACGACCGCTGGGCGCGCATCGTGTCGTATGAGCGCTAA
- a CDS encoding fatty acid hydroxylase: MLFVVAFTITLVVGDFASTFLYHVPQHLWFTLHLRTHHDRRRSYFDHAVISKDPAVLLDGFLGALPYLAVAALTARLSLPGALAGLAFGQLHVWWRHTTDLGWHTPEGVRRALRPLGVVLPEDHDGHHRNPDIEFGDIFRFYDAPARALLARLGPTSRRARNAGRRCPKEAPARA; this comes from the coding sequence ATGCTTTTCGTCGTCGCCTTCACCATCACGCTCGTCGTCGGCGATTTCGCTTCAACCTTCCTCTACCACGTCCCGCAGCATCTCTGGTTCACGCTGCATTTGCGCACGCACCACGATAGGCGCCGATCGTACTTCGACCACGCCGTGATCTCGAAGGACCCGGCCGTATTGCTCGACGGTTTTCTCGGGGCGCTTCCATACCTGGCCGTCGCCGCGCTCACCGCGCGCCTCTCGCTGCCCGGCGCGCTCGCAGGCCTCGCGTTCGGTCAGCTTCACGTCTGGTGGCGTCACACGACCGACCTGGGGTGGCACACCCCAGAGGGGGTACGGCGGGCCCTCCGTCCCCTGGGGGTCGTGCTTCCCGAGGACCACGACGGCCATCACCGAAACCCGGACATCGAGTTTGGCGATATTTTTCGCTTTTATGACGCCCCGGCTCGGGCGCTGTTGGCCAGACTCGGCCCGACGAGCCGACGGGCCCGCAATGCCGGCCGGCGCTGCCCGAAGGAGGCGCCGGCGAGAGCTTAA
- a CDS encoding glycosyltransferase: MTKRALLLISDTGGGHRSAANAIAAALDEISSPNSFEHRIEDVAAHCAFPLTQLGLGYSMALRYAPPVYGALYYATNGRRRYRALVRFCEPLYRERLRDLFIGYRPDVIVSVHPLLNHAALRARDDARMHHVPIVTVITDLGKVHESWLVSDADAVVVPAREVYQRALSRGLPPQRLHLLGHPISPKFDDVTGSKADLRAALKLSPDAFIVMLMAGGEGGGKLLSTALALARARLPVELVVVCGRNEPLEQKLRELSASLPTPMHVLGFTNKIPEYFRAVDLLVTKAGPGTLAEADAAQLPVVVYDYVPGQERGNVNFVRDNGLGLIALRSATSVITAVRTLIRTPERLATIRHNQEIVAPRHSSRRIAALIAQLAETGKLQATATAV; the protein is encoded by the coding sequence ATGACCAAACGGGCGCTGTTGTTGATTTCGGACACGGGCGGCGGACACCGCAGCGCCGCCAACGCCATCGCGGCTGCGCTGGACGAGATCTCCTCGCCGAATTCTTTCGAGCACCGCATCGAAGACGTCGCCGCCCACTGCGCCTTCCCGCTGACGCAGCTCGGGCTCGGCTACAGCATGGCGCTGCGCTATGCCCCGCCGGTCTACGGGGCGCTCTACTACGCGACCAACGGCCGCCGGCGTTATCGCGCGCTCGTGCGGTTTTGTGAGCCGCTATATCGCGAGCGGCTGCGCGATCTCTTCATCGGGTATCGGCCCGACGTCATCGTCTCGGTGCATCCGCTGCTCAATCACGCGGCGCTGCGTGCGCGCGACGACGCGCGCATGCATCACGTGCCGATCGTCACCGTGATCACAGATCTCGGGAAGGTCCACGAGTCGTGGCTCGTCTCGGATGCGGACGCTGTCGTCGTCCCGGCGCGCGAGGTCTACCAGCGCGCGTTATCGCGCGGCCTTCCGCCGCAGCGACTGCACCTGCTGGGCCATCCCATCTCCCCGAAGTTCGACGACGTCACCGGCAGTAAGGCCGACCTTCGCGCCGCGCTCAAACTGTCACCGGACGCCTTCATCGTCATGCTGATGGCCGGCGGCGAGGGCGGCGGCAAGCTCCTGTCGACGGCGCTCGCGCTCGCGCGCGCCCGTTTGCCGGTCGAGCTCGTCGTCGTGTGCGGGCGCAACGAGCCACTCGAGCAGAAGCTGCGAGAGCTCTCGGCGTCGCTGCCGACGCCGATGCACGTGCTCGGGTTTACCAACAAGATTCCCGAGTATTTCCGCGCCGTCGACCTGCTAGTCACCAAGGCCGGACCCGGAACGCTTGCGGAAGCCGACGCCGCGCAGCTGCCGGTCGTCGTCTACGACTACGTCCCCGGACAAGAACGCGGCAACGTCAATTTCGTGCGCGACAATGGACTCGGGCTGATCGCGCTGCGCAGCGCCACGTCCGTCATCACCGCCGTCCGCACGCTGATCCGGACGCCGGAGCGCCTCGCGACGATTCGCCACAACCAGGAGATCGTTGCCCCGCGCCACAGCTCGCGCCGCATCGCCGCGCTCATCGCGCAGCTAGCGGAAACGGGAAAACTCCAGGCCACCGCCACCGCCGTGTAA
- a CDS encoding alkaline phosphatase family protein, with product MRFRTALLAIVLAAAAPPHPTGDPIRKIRHIVIIMQENRSFDSYFGTFPGADGIPMRDGVPVACVPDPRTGTCVQPYHDPQDRNRGGPHNARAAVEAIAGGRMDGFIAAAERARRACRNPNAPNCAGTAEVMGYHDERELPNYWKYARDFVLQDRLFEPNASWSLPQHLFMVSEWSAHCERLGEPMSCVNELEFPDFPKDFDPRNAARHGPGRPDYAWTDLTYLLHAHQVSWAYYVMAGTEPDCATNLDDCAAVPQNAHTPGIWNILPYFDTVKRDGELGNVRDLRDFYTAAKNGTLPSVVWIAPSGEYSEHPPALVSVGQAYVTGLINAIMRSPDWNSTAIFLSWDDWGGFYDHVVPPRVDVNGYGLRVPGVVISPYARRGFIDHQVLSHDAYVKFIEDDFLAGERVDPTTDGRPDRRPTVRENVPILGDLRKDFDFTQKPRAPELLPGGTVWNGANAQ from the coding sequence TTGCGGTTTAGGACGGCGCTGCTCGCTATCGTGCTGGCGGCCGCCGCGCCGCCGCATCCGACGGGCGATCCGATTCGCAAGATCCGGCACATCGTCATCATCATGCAAGAGAATCGCTCGTTCGATTCCTATTTCGGCACGTTTCCCGGGGCGGACGGCATTCCGATGCGCGACGGCGTGCCCGTCGCGTGCGTACCGGATCCGCGGACAGGGACATGCGTGCAGCCGTACCACGACCCGCAGGATCGCAACCGCGGTGGACCGCACAACGCGCGCGCCGCGGTCGAGGCCATCGCCGGCGGCAGGATGGACGGATTCATCGCCGCAGCGGAGCGCGCGCGCCGCGCGTGCCGCAATCCCAACGCGCCGAACTGCGCCGGTACGGCCGAGGTGATGGGCTATCACGACGAGCGCGAGCTGCCCAACTACTGGAAATACGCGCGCGACTTCGTGCTGCAGGACCGGTTGTTCGAGCCGAACGCGTCGTGGAGCTTGCCGCAGCATCTCTTCATGGTCTCGGAGTGGTCGGCACACTGCGAGCGGCTCGGCGAGCCGATGTCGTGCGTCAACGAGCTAGAGTTTCCCGACTTTCCGAAGGACTTCGATCCTCGCAACGCGGCGCGCCATGGGCCGGGCCGGCCGGATTATGCGTGGACGGATCTCACGTATCTGCTGCACGCGCATCAGGTGAGCTGGGCGTACTACGTGATGGCCGGCACCGAGCCGGACTGCGCCACCAACCTCGACGACTGCGCGGCCGTTCCGCAGAACGCGCACACGCCCGGCATATGGAACATCCTGCCCTACTTCGACACCGTGAAGCGCGACGGCGAGCTCGGCAACGTGCGCGACCTGCGCGACTTCTACACGGCGGCCAAGAACGGCACCCTGCCGAGCGTCGTGTGGATCGCGCCGTCGGGAGAGTACAGCGAGCATCCACCGGCGCTGGTCAGCGTGGGCCAGGCCTACGTCACGGGGCTGATCAACGCGATCATGCGAAGCCCCGACTGGAACAGCACGGCGATCTTCTTGAGCTGGGACGACTGGGGCGGCTTCTACGATCACGTCGTGCCGCCGCGCGTCGACGTAAACGGCTACGGCCTGCGCGTTCCCGGCGTCGTGATCAGCCCGTACGCGCGCCGCGGCTTCATCGACCATCAAGTCCTCAGCCACGACGCCTACGTCAAGTTCATCGAGGACGACTTCCTCGCCGGCGAGCGCGTCGATCCCACAACCGATGGCCGCCCCGACCGCCGCCCGACCGTCCGCGAGAACGTGCCGATCCTCGGCGATCTGCGCAAGGATTTCGACTTCACGCAAAAACCCCGCGCTCCGGAGCTACTCCCAGGCGGCACCGTGTGGAACGGCGCCAACGCGCAGTAG
- a CDS encoding ROK family protein, whose protein sequence is MQTAIGVDLGGSHVTASVVSEDGAIRHQHEEDLDDLRFEAVIAALETVIGAALKDAGSVVGIGIGSPGNIDAASGAVLYSPNFGWTNAPLGETLRAKFPVPVYVANDARCATLGEHAFGTGRLTKDFVLLTLGTGIGGGIVAGGELLLGNRWGAGEIGHHQIRPRDGFVCNCGKIGCFEAQASGTGLIRHAFAVASSFPRSSLLDVPRDKLSSKKIRRAAQAGDGHGLAAWKNFIADLAIGLANIIAFVNPEKIALGGGVSTAADFMLDAVRPLADDLTTMVPRGTTQIVVAALGNDAGQVGAATMAMRGGLTAGSAVAV, encoded by the coding sequence ATGCAAACGGCTATCGGCGTCGATCTGGGCGGCTCACACGTCACCGCATCGGTGGTATCCGAGGACGGGGCGATCCGGCATCAGCACGAGGAGGACTTGGACGACCTCAGATTCGAGGCTGTCATCGCGGCGCTGGAGACGGTGATCGGCGCGGCGCTCAAAGATGCGGGAAGCGTCGTAGGGATCGGCATCGGCTCGCCCGGAAACATCGACGCCGCCAGCGGCGCCGTTCTCTACAGCCCGAACTTCGGCTGGACGAATGCGCCGCTCGGCGAGACGCTGCGCGCCAAGTTTCCCGTGCCGGTGTACGTCGCCAACGACGCGCGTTGCGCGACGCTCGGCGAGCATGCGTTCGGTACCGGTAGGCTTACCAAGGACTTCGTGCTGCTAACGCTGGGCACCGGAATCGGCGGAGGCATCGTGGCGGGCGGCGAGCTCCTATTGGGAAACCGCTGGGGCGCCGGCGAGATCGGTCACCACCAGATCCGCCCCCGCGACGGTTTCGTATGCAACTGCGGCAAGATCGGATGCTTCGAGGCGCAGGCTTCAGGCACGGGATTGATCCGACACGCCTTTGCCGTCGCGAGCTCGTTCCCGCGCAGCTCGCTGCTGGACGTGCCGCGCGACAAGCTCAGCTCGAAGAAGATTCGGCGTGCGGCGCAGGCCGGCGACGGCCACGGCCTCGCGGCGTGGAAGAACTTCATCGCGGACCTCGCGATCGGGCTGGCTAACATCATCGCGTTCGTGAACCCGGAGAAGATCGCGCTGGGCGGCGGCGTCTCGACGGCCGCTGACTTCATGCTCGATGCCGTGCGGCCGCTCGCCGACGACTTGACGACGATGGTGCCGCGCGGGACGACGCAGATCGTCGTCGCGGCGCTGGGCAACGACGCCGGACAGGTCGGCGCCGCGACGATGGCGATGCGCGGCGGCTTGACGGCGGGAAGCGCGGTTGCGGTTTAG
- a CDS encoding YkgJ family cysteine cluster protein encodes METIDLINLRDYTRETGQATHPELLDTRPMEHVTKIEIDEEHITIESDEKTTRYYNLNEITHREWVYKYNDDPEFVAAVGRVIELARRHLKDLPDNVACPPGCAECCSGYEPFVSKADVQRIADHLGMTYTQVMREYVVERPSADGYSVGWLRKVSDDVADRCVFLMGPRSGRHYCGIYPARPGDCREFSPIGCEDVDASLPRRSTFKIGAAFQPKRRNRARNGRNGRRA; translated from the coding sequence ATGGAGACGATAGACCTCATCAATCTAAGAGACTACACGCGCGAGACCGGACAAGCGACGCATCCGGAACTGCTGGACACGCGTCCGATGGAACACGTCACCAAGATCGAGATCGACGAAGAACACATCACGATCGAGTCCGACGAAAAGACCACGCGCTATTACAACCTCAACGAGATCACCCATCGAGAATGGGTCTACAAGTATAACGACGATCCTGAGTTCGTCGCCGCGGTCGGACGGGTCATCGAACTCGCGCGGCGGCACCTCAAGGACCTGCCCGACAACGTCGCGTGCCCGCCCGGCTGCGCGGAATGCTGCAGCGGCTACGAGCCGTTCGTGAGCAAGGCCGACGTGCAGCGCATCGCGGATCACCTCGGCATGACCTACACGCAAGTGATGCGCGAATACGTTGTCGAGCGGCCATCGGCCGACGGCTACAGCGTCGGCTGGCTGCGCAAGGTCAGCGACGACGTCGCCGACCGCTGCGTCTTCTTGATGGGTCCGCGCAGCGGCCGCCACTACTGCGGCATCTATCCGGCGCGCCCGGGCGACTGTCGTGAGTTCAGCCCGATCGGCTGCGAGGACGTCGACGCGTCGCTGCCGCGCCGCTCCACGTTCAAGATCGGTGCGGCGTTCCAACCCAAGCGACGCAACCGAGCGCGCAACGGGCGCAACGGACGGCGCGCGTGA
- a CDS encoding DJ-1/PfpI family protein has product MQRKQLLLGSLVLAGMAGLSASRAAGRAPLDEATAPDLGKPLHAPAKGYVKVAFIIGPQLVAIDLIGPFTVFGSADGVVPSGQGFDVYSVAETRNRYDLGDLFIQSRYTFDDAPTPNVIVVPQQAHSPATIDYIRRSASGADVTMSICTGAFLVAEAGLLDGGRATTHHGAYDRFARTFPNVTLIRGPRYVEDPNVSSSGGESSGIDLSLRVVERYYGGAVADSVAYGMEYRRTPRPVSVKDV; this is encoded by the coding sequence ATGCAACGCAAACAACTCCTCTTGGGCTCGCTTGTGCTCGCCGGCATGGCGGGACTCAGCGCCTCGCGCGCGGCGGGCCGCGCTCCGCTCGACGAGGCGACCGCGCCGGACCTCGGTAAGCCGCTACACGCGCCCGCGAAAGGTTACGTGAAGGTCGCCTTCATCATCGGCCCGCAGCTCGTCGCCATCGATCTGATCGGCCCGTTCACCGTGTTCGGATCGGCCGACGGCGTCGTGCCGAGCGGCCAGGGCTTCGACGTCTACTCGGTAGCGGAGACTCGTAATCGGTACGACCTCGGCGACCTCTTCATCCAGTCGCGCTACACTTTCGACGACGCGCCGACGCCGAACGTGATCGTCGTTCCGCAGCAAGCGCATAGTCCCGCGACAATCGACTACATCCGCAGGTCCGCATCCGGCGCCGACGTGACGATGTCGATCTGCACGGGCGCGTTTCTCGTCGCCGAGGCCGGGTTGTTGGATGGCGGCCGAGCGACGACGCATCACGGCGCCTACGATCGATTCGCGCGGACGTTCCCCAATGTCACGCTGATTCGCGGCCCGCGCTACGTCGAGGATCCGAACGTTTCGTCGTCGGGCGGCGAGTCGAGCGGCATCGATCTCTCGCTGCGCGTCGTGGAGCGGTATTATGGTGGGGCCGTGGCCGACTCCGTAGCGTACGGCATGGAGTATCGCCGGACGCCGCGCCCGGTAAGCGTGAAGGATGTCTGA
- a CDS encoding AraC family transcriptional regulator, giving the protein MSDEAVFPAGYFTGATTSWSSGGAMLAEVRHSVGKSVPPHRHEAAYFSLLLEGTYSERGADFDLVYEPYTLVFHAAGTRHEDRIGDTGCRFFAVALQGGWDAVIAELGGARAHVFELEGGDPVWAVLRLYREYCARDAHAESAVEDLLYQLCALVARRPDEGSDEPDWLHAIDATVRERFRDPIDLRAIAGGAGVHPAHLCRAFRRFRGRTISDAMLGMRIQHVCRRLLDGDDSLSAIALESGFADQSHMTRVFTRVTGRAPGAHRREERANLIKS; this is encoded by the coding sequence ATGTCTGACGAAGCGGTCTTTCCAGCCGGCTACTTCACCGGCGCGACGACCTCGTGGTCGTCCGGCGGTGCAATGCTTGCCGAGGTTCGGCACAGCGTCGGAAAGTCTGTGCCGCCGCATCGCCACGAGGCCGCGTATTTCAGCCTGCTGCTGGAAGGGACGTACTCGGAGCGCGGCGCGGACTTCGATCTCGTCTACGAGCCGTACACGCTCGTGTTCCACGCCGCCGGTACGCGCCACGAAGATCGCATCGGCGACACGGGCTGCCGCTTCTTCGCGGTCGCACTGCAGGGCGGGTGGGACGCCGTGATCGCCGAGCTCGGCGGCGCCCGCGCGCACGTGTTCGAGCTCGAGGGCGGCGACCCGGTCTGGGCGGTGCTGCGCCTCTATCGCGAGTACTGCGCGCGCGACGCGCACGCCGAGTCGGCCGTCGAGGACCTGCTCTATCAGCTCTGCGCGCTCGTCGCGCGGCGCCCGGACGAGGGGAGCGACGAGCCGGACTGGCTGCACGCGATCGACGCGACCGTTCGCGAGCGCTTCCGCGATCCGATCGACCTGCGCGCCATCGCCGGCGGCGCGGGCGTGCACCCGGCTCATCTCTGCCGCGCCTTCCGTCGCTTCCGCGGAAGGACGATCTCCGACGCGATGCTCGGGATGCGCATCCAGCACGTGTGCCGGCGGCTGCTCGACGGCGACGACTCGCTCAGCGCGATCGCCTTGGAGAGCGGATTCGCCGACCAGAGCCACATGACGCGCGTCTTCACGCGTGTGACCGGCCGCGCTCCGGGCGCCCACCGCCGCGAAGAACGCGCAAATCTGATCAAATCCTGA
- a CDS encoding type II toxin-antitoxin system VapC family toxin: protein MSPILLDTHAAVWAADGRLKEEVVALIEGAAERDELLLSPITAWEIGLLVRKKRLTVSSTVDDYVRALFGQPGVVVAALTPHIAVAATALPETFRADPADRILIATAAAYGARFVTRDREIRAYAKSTGHLRCIAC from the coding sequence ATGAGTCCAATTTTACTTGACACGCACGCGGCGGTTTGGGCCGCGGACGGACGGTTGAAGGAAGAGGTAGTCGCGCTCATCGAGGGCGCGGCGGAACGCGACGAATTACTGCTGTCGCCGATCACGGCTTGGGAGATAGGCTTGCTCGTCAGGAAAAAGCGGTTGACGGTCTCCTCGACCGTCGACGATTACGTACGGGCGCTCTTCGGACAGCCTGGCGTCGTTGTCGCGGCTCTGACACCGCACATCGCTGTCGCAGCGACGGCTCTACCTGAGACGTTCCGCGCGGATCCCGCGGATCGCATTCTCATCGCAACCGCTGCAGCATACGGCGCCAGGTTCGTAACCCGCGACAGGGAGATTCGGGCCTATGCAAAGTCGACCGGGCATCTCCGCTGCATCGCCTGTTGA
- a CDS encoding type II toxin-antitoxin system prevent-host-death family antitoxin has product MTRKKRSSQNKGSHVSLLMLKPREVGAAEFKARCLELMSEVERLGTEIVITKHRRPVARLVPARTSSHRFCGSLAGMVTGEKDIIRPIDVPWTADESNFT; this is encoded by the coding sequence ATGACCAGAAAAAAGCGTTCCTCGCAAAACAAGGGGTCTCACGTTTCACTGCTTATGCTCAAGCCGCGAGAGGTCGGTGCGGCGGAGTTCAAAGCCCGCTGCCTCGAGCTCATGAGCGAGGTCGAGCGTCTTGGAACGGAGATCGTCATTACGAAGCATCGACGGCCCGTCGCTCGACTGGTGCCGGCGCGAACATCATCGCATCGCTTCTGCGGATCGCTTGCTGGGATGGTAACCGGTGAGAAGGATATTATCCGTCCCATAGATGTTCCGTGGACCGCGGATGAGTCCAATTTTACTTGA